A single window of Thalassomonas viridans DNA harbors:
- a CDS encoding GAF domain-containing protein, whose amino-acid sequence MDAQQQQIRQLEKTIKRLTISRQLLQEFISNVKGVKQLVAIVFDRVLEALDAESGSLWLVDKAKSQNVCHLAKGTAKNRVIGLRLPFGVGVVGAVVESQQPELIMDCGKDPRFNAEVDKNTGFVTHSMICVPLTVSNESYGAIQVINKKSGVNHRFDEEDCELVKELAVAASLSMRNARLLEVESLVKEMHILMTISKEVVATLDIEQVLDYVVNKTNELVEITGGAIALWDENRKELKLRVLSGGEAIDIKQEKQQGLLALMEQIRTLGRSSYVADRLSYKKSLKGGANAWLNYLEKHELNAFWAVPLEDDEGVLGVLWFESDNSHFAGQGKTDLLHILATQATVALRNASLFKSIPFSATLSNIGQKGQKMLATGKKKSLTLILASILLIEVLHYAPFFRFVSGQTIVEARLGIGAFLPVAGRVEHILVKEGQTVKSGDIIAKLDPALPRLTLVEAEAKLAILDRQIIEARADSDAALMSKSAIERAAVKAQVVKARYDLEQINIRAPVDGIVLTPRPQELTGRYFALGEEIMRFVNPENLLVIVHIPETDLTDIEVGQRVKGVLRSQPGEYFTGIVRHVGQAYETPNTVLESTSELESEETNTGFIAEVEIAHAPYQLRPGMTGQAIISTPKTSALVKIWRRISNFFAFNFGW is encoded by the coding sequence TTGGACGCTCAACAACAACAAATACGCCAACTGGAAAAAACGATCAAACGCCTGACGATTTCACGCCAGCTTTTACAGGAATTTATCAGTAATGTAAAAGGAGTGAAGCAGCTGGTGGCGATCGTTTTTGACCGGGTACTGGAAGCCCTGGATGCAGAATCCGGCTCTTTATGGCTGGTGGATAAGGCGAAAAGCCAAAATGTCTGTCACCTGGCAAAAGGCACGGCAAAAAACCGGGTGATCGGCCTGCGTTTACCTTTTGGTGTCGGCGTCGTCGGCGCCGTGGTGGAAAGCCAACAACCCGAGCTGATCATGGATTGCGGCAAAGATCCCCGCTTTAATGCCGAAGTGGATAAAAACACCGGCTTTGTCACCCACTCCATGATTTGTGTGCCCCTGACCGTAAGCAACGAGTCTTACGGCGCCATCCAGGTGATCAACAAGAAAAGCGGCGTCAACCACAGGTTCGACGAAGAAGATTGCGAGCTGGTGAAAGAGCTGGCGGTTGCCGCCTCCCTGTCGATGCGAAATGCCCGCCTGCTGGAAGTGGAAAGCCTGGTCAAGGAAATGCACATCCTGATGACCATTTCCAAGGAAGTGGTGGCTACTTTGGATATTGAGCAGGTGCTCGACTATGTCGTCAATAAAACCAATGAACTGGTGGAAATCACCGGCGGCGCCATCGCCTTATGGGATGAAAACCGTAAAGAGCTCAAACTCAGGGTATTATCCGGCGGCGAAGCCATAGACATCAAACAGGAAAAACAGCAGGGGCTGCTGGCCCTGATGGAACAAATCCGTACCCTGGGACGAAGCTCTTATGTCGCCGACCGGCTAAGTTATAAGAAAAGCCTCAAAGGCGGCGCCAATGCCTGGCTCAACTACCTGGAAAAACATGAATTAAACGCCTTTTGGGCGGTGCCCCTTGAAGATGATGAAGGCGTCCTGGGGGTGCTCTGGTTTGAAAGCGACAACTCCCATTTTGCCGGCCAGGGGAAAACCGATTTGCTGCATATCCTGGCCACCCAGGCCACTGTGGCCCTGCGCAATGCCAGCCTGTTTAAAAGCATTCCCTTTAGCGCCACTTTAAGCAATATCGGGCAAAAAGGACAAAAAATGCTGGCCACGGGCAAAAAGAAATCCCTGACCCTGATTTTAGCCTCGATATTACTGATCGAAGTGCTGCATTATGCCCCCTTCTTCCGCTTTGTCTCCGGCCAGACCATAGTCGAAGCCAGGCTCGGGATCGGCGCCTTTTTGCCCGTGGCCGGACGGGTGGAGCATATCCTGGTCAAAGAAGGACAGACGGTGAAATCCGGAGACATTATCGCCAAACTCGATCCCGCCCTGCCCAGGCTGACCCTGGTGGAAGCCGAAGCCAAACTGGCCATTTTAGACCGGCAGATCATCGAAGCCCGGGCCGACTCGGATGCCGCCCTGATGAGCAAGTCCGCCATAGAACGGGCGGCGGTAAAAGCCCAGGTGGTGAAAGCCAGGTATGATCTGGAGCAGATAAATATCCGCGCGCCTGTCGACGGCATAGTCCTGACCCCCAGGCCGCAGGAGCTCACCGGGCGCTATTTTGCCCTGGGGGAAGAAATCATGCGTTTCGTCAATCCCGAAAACCTGCTGGTAATCGTCCATATCCCGGAAACCGACCTCACCGACATCGAAGTGGGCCAGCGGGTCAAAGGGGTGCTGCGTTCCCAACCAGGAGAGTATTTTACCGGTATCGTCCGCCATGTCGGCCAGGCCTATGAAACCCCCAACACCGTACTGGAGTCGACTTCCGAGCTGGAAAGCGAAGAAACCAATACCGGCTTTATTGCCGAAGTGGAAATCGCCCATGCCCCCTACCAGCTGCGCCCCGGCATGACAGGTCAGGCCATTATCAGCACCCCGAAAACCTCGGCCCTGGTGAAAATATGGCGCCGGATCAGCAACTTCTTTGCTTTTAATTTCGGCTGGTGA